One genomic segment of Acinetobacter sp. C26M includes these proteins:
- a CDS encoding LysR family transcriptional regulator, with the protein MWTLKQFNYLITIVETGGFIAASEKLFIAQSALSRQIKNLEEEIGFEIFDRSEKKIRLTPAGEALYKSLKTNIDHLKSSIVSAQSISRGEGRIIKIAHSSSIVLDQNKLEIFEQLCDIYNIDIEMNTLSSELQLEYLLNGTIDLGFIRPPIYHNLNDVNSISLYTAPLYVAAHIADPLLSEKESISIRELEPLNFVSVPHKARGGLSYLAANLCLVNGFSPKRTRIYSRKRSQLELVANGFGVCIVPEEFKVILPSNVRLIPIQDENTLSEVKLIWKKDEDLIVERCAASIHAYYSAK; encoded by the coding sequence ATGTGGACATTAAAACAATTTAATTATCTAATCACGATTGTTGAAACTGGGGGGTTTATTGCCGCTTCGGAGAAGCTGTTTATTGCTCAATCCGCCCTAAGCAGACAAATTAAAAATTTAGAAGAAGAAATCGGTTTTGAAATTTTTGATCGATCTGAAAAGAAAATTAGACTCACACCTGCTGGGGAAGCCCTGTATAAAAGTCTAAAAACCAATATCGATCATTTAAAAAGTTCCATTGTCAGTGCCCAAAGCATCAGCCGTGGTGAAGGTCGAATCATTAAAATTGCCCATTCCAGTAGTATTGTGTTGGATCAAAATAAGCTGGAAATCTTTGAGCAGCTCTGTGATATCTATAACATTGATATCGAAATGAATACGCTATCCTCTGAATTACAGCTCGAATATTTATTGAATGGGACAATTGATCTGGGTTTTATTCGCCCCCCGATTTATCACAATTTAAATGATGTCAATTCGATCAGTTTATACACTGCCCCTTTATATGTTGCTGCCCATATTGCAGACCCATTATTAAGTGAAAAAGAAAGTATATCGATCCGTGAATTGGAGCCATTAAATTTTGTTTCTGTACCGCATAAAGCCCGTGGTGGCTTAAGTTATTTGGCAGCCAATTTATGTTTGGTGAATGGTTTTAGTCCAAAAAGAACCAGAATCTATTCACGAAAAAGGTCTCAACTGGAACTGGTCGCCAATGGTTTTGGCGTGTGTATTGTGCCCGAAGAGTTTAAAGTGATTTTACCAAGTAATGTCAGACTGATTCCGATTCAGGATGAGAACACCCTCAGTGAAGTGAAACTCATCTGGAAAAAGGATGAAGATCTAATCGTTGAACGTTGTGCAGCATCGATTCATGCCTATTACAGTGCCAAATAG
- the phoB gene encoding phosphate regulon transcriptional regulator PhoB, producing MKDDYILIVDDELPIREMIHTSLDMAGFQCLQAEDAKQAHQIIVDQRPALILLDWMLPGGVSGVDLCRRLKRDENLAEIPVIMLTARGEEDHKVQGLDAGADDYMTKPFSTRELVSRIKAVLRRANALSGEKVIDANGLLLDPVSQRVSFGNSILEMGPTEYRLLAFFMTHPERAYTRAQLLDQVWGGNVYIEDRTIDVHIRRLRKVLEPFGVDRFVQTVRGTGYRFSTRADLAVG from the coding sequence GTGAAAGATGACTATATTTTAATTGTCGATGATGAGCTACCGATCCGCGAAATGATCCATACCTCTTTAGATATGGCAGGCTTCCAATGTTTACAAGCAGAGGATGCCAAACAAGCGCATCAGATTATCGTTGATCAGCGTCCTGCGCTTATTTTGCTGGATTGGATGCTACCAGGTGGTGTAAGTGGCGTAGATTTATGCCGCCGCCTCAAACGTGATGAGAACTTGGCAGAGATTCCTGTGATCATGCTGACTGCACGTGGCGAAGAAGACCATAAAGTTCAAGGTCTGGATGCCGGTGCAGATGATTACATGACCAAGCCATTTTCAACCCGTGAACTGGTCTCTCGTATCAAAGCAGTGTTACGTCGTGCCAATGCATTGAGCGGTGAGAAAGTGATTGATGCCAATGGCTTATTACTTGATCCTGTCAGTCAGCGCGTGAGTTTTGGCAACAGTATTTTAGAGATGGGTCCAACCGAATATCGTTTATTGGCCTTCTTTATGACGCACCCAGAGCGTGCCTATACGCGTGCTCAACTCCTAGATCAAGTCTGGGGTGGTAATGTCTATATCGAAGACCGTACCATTGATGTGCATATTCGTCGTTTACGCAAAGTGTTAGAGCCTTTTGGTGTCGACCGTTTTGTCCAAACCGTTCGTGGCACAGGTTATCGCTTCTCGACACGAGCAGATTTAGCAGTAGGTTAA
- a CDS encoding DUF2147 domain-containing protein, with amino-acid sequence MLNTSFLRACVLLLGLSTPLVIQAAPTDPLIGTWKVVDERTGSYLSDIVIRRHSATEQYSAVIVKMYPSAKESAPTLCTACSGALKNQQIIGMEVLTGLKMLNQNEEFGQGVWLNPYDGQKYNLNARLSKTGKMLSINAKNPSNNSFRNMTWIRL; translated from the coding sequence ATGCTAAATACTTCTTTTCTTCGCGCTTGTGTCCTATTACTTGGACTCAGCACCCCTTTGGTGATTCAAGCTGCACCAACAGACCCTCTAATTGGCACTTGGAAAGTCGTGGATGAGCGTACGGGCTCTTACTTGTCTGATATTGTGATTCGCAGACATTCTGCGACCGAACAATACAGTGCGGTAATTGTCAAAATGTATCCTTCTGCCAAGGAATCGGCACCAACCTTATGTACAGCATGTTCTGGCGCTTTAAAAAACCAACAGATTATCGGTATGGAAGTGTTAACAGGTCTAAAGATGTTGAATCAAAATGAGGAATTTGGACAAGGTGTTTGGCTCAATCCCTATGATGGTCAAAAATATAACCTGAATGCTCGTTTAAGCAAAACTGGCAAAATGCTAAGTATTAATGCGAAAAATCCAAGCAATAACAGTTTCCGTAATATGACTTGGATTCGACTTTAA
- a CDS encoding LysR family transcriptional regulator — translation MKLSREQLELILEIIDRGNFSAAARALNRVPSAVSMAIANLEAELNLKLFERSKNHLAPTEVALSIEPHARLIVTKLRQLDLHLTELSTGLETSLCIGIAADVNQKFLLASIEQLIQRFPLLNIEIVSAPQQELKTRLHQNEIDLYIAYSSSQLDNNERFRLLGMEQFVAAVSPKDAQQLKAHNKNELTMLSELRQIIVASKHYPLPDSRVLVSDSYWYSDNLSMAIDMVEQGLGWGNFPLSVVQTHFAKHSLVRLAFLDTTNGLDMPIHAIWPAYKPLSKSMQLLIELWEKQINIK, via the coding sequence ATGAAGCTCAGTCGTGAACAGCTTGAACTGATTCTTGAAATTATTGATCGAGGTAATTTTTCTGCGGCAGCGCGCGCCTTAAATCGGGTCCCTTCAGCAGTCAGCATGGCGATTGCCAATCTTGAAGCAGAGCTAAACTTAAAACTGTTTGAGCGTAGCAAAAATCATCTCGCCCCTACCGAAGTCGCCCTTTCAATTGAACCGCATGCCCGATTGATTGTGACCAAATTACGTCAACTCGACCTGCATCTAACCGAGCTTTCAACAGGATTGGAGACCAGCCTCTGCATTGGCATTGCCGCAGATGTGAATCAAAAATTTTTATTAGCAAGTATTGAGCAACTGATTCAACGTTTTCCATTGTTAAATATTGAAATAGTCAGCGCACCACAACAAGAGCTCAAAACACGGCTACACCAGAACGAGATCGATCTCTATATCGCCTATAGCTCATCACAACTCGATAATAATGAACGCTTTCGCTTGCTGGGCATGGAACAATTTGTTGCTGCCGTTTCACCTAAAGATGCGCAACAGCTCAAAGCGCATAATAAAAATGAACTCACTATGTTATCTGAACTCAGACAGATTATTGTTGCAAGCAAGCATTATCCATTACCTGATAGTCGGGTATTGGTCTCCGATTCATATTGGTACAGCGATAATTTATCCATGGCGATTGATATGGTGGAACAAGGACTCGGTTGGGGTAATTTCCCCCTTTCTGTAGTGCAAACACATTTTGCCAAACACAGTCTGGTGCGCTTAGCCTTTCTGGATACCACCAATGGACTGGATATGCCGATTCATGCGATTTGGCCAGCTTATAAACCACTGAGCAAATCCATGCAGCTCTTGATTGAGCTATGGGAAAAACAAATCAATATTAAATAA
- the dcm gene encoding DNA (cytosine-5-)-methyltransferase, with protein MKPKTLKALRNRLQMTQKQMADLLNVCSKTWQAWENGTNPMHIAFAKLLEQKVKNELSLPNAKTTDKLLKNKIIFSEYNQTQITKSAEDLAIITHRDVFKGVLSEGFTFIDLFAGIGGIRQSFENHGGKCIFSSEIDPFAKFTYYTNFGEVPFGDITKISVDSIPKHDILCAGFPCQPFSHIGKREGFEHPTQGTMFYEIVRIIKDKKTPVLFLENVPGLINHDDGNTLQIIIETLQTMGYKVQHTVLDASHFGVPQKRKRFYLVAFLDQKIQFEFPKPPMISKDIGEVLEQDITGYSISEHLQKTYLFKVDDGRPTLVDKNSTGAIKTLVSTYHKIQRLTGTFVKDGETGIRLLTTNECKAIMGFPENFVIPVSRTQMYRQMGNSVVVPVVTKIAEQISLALKNAKQKSPIENFELELS; from the coding sequence ATGAAACCTAAGACACTTAAAGCACTCCGTAACCGTTTACAAATGACACAAAAGCAAATGGCCGATTTGCTAAATGTTTGTTCCAAAACATGGCAAGCTTGGGAAAATGGTACTAATCCTATGCATATTGCTTTTGCTAAATTATTAGAACAAAAAGTGAAAAATGAATTATCTTTACCTAATGCTAAAACTACAGATAAGCTTCTAAAAAATAAGATAATCTTTTCTGAATACAATCAGACTCAAATTACAAAAAGTGCTGAAGATTTAGCAATTATTACGCACAGAGATGTATTTAAAGGTGTTCTTTCTGAAGGATTCACCTTCATTGACCTATTTGCTGGAATAGGTGGAATTCGACAATCATTTGAAAATCATGGAGGAAAATGTATCTTTTCCTCTGAAATTGATCCTTTTGCTAAATTTACCTACTACACAAACTTTGGTGAAGTTCCTTTTGGAGATATTACTAAAATTTCAGTGGATTCTATTCCTAAGCACGATATTTTATGTGCGGGATTCCCATGTCAACCTTTTAGTCATATCGGTAAAAGAGAGGGGTTTGAACATCCAACTCAAGGGACTATGTTTTATGAAATTGTGCGTATCATAAAAGATAAAAAAACACCTGTCCTTTTTCTAGAAAATGTTCCCGGACTAATTAATCATGATGATGGGAATACATTACAGATAATTATTGAAACCCTCCAAACTATGGGATACAAAGTACAACATACTGTTCTTGATGCAAGTCATTTTGGTGTTCCCCAAAAGCGTAAAAGATTTTATTTGGTAGCCTTCTTAGATCAAAAAATTCAATTTGAATTTCCTAAACCTCCAATGATTTCTAAAGATATTGGTGAGGTTTTGGAACAAGATATAACTGGATATAGTATTTCTGAGCATCTCCAAAAAACATACTTATTTAAAGTAGATGACGGAAGACCAACATTAGTTGATAAAAACTCAACTGGGGCCATAAAAACGCTAGTTTCGACTTACCATAAGATTCAGCGTTTAACGGGTACCTTTGTAAAAGATGGTGAAACAGGCATCAGACTATTAACTACAAATGAATGTAAAGCAATTATGGGTTTCCCTGAAAATTTTGTTATCCCTGTATCTAGAACCCAAATGTACCGCCAAATGGGAAATTCTGTTGTAGTTCCTGTTGTTACAAAAATTGCGGAACAAATCTCTTTAGCTTTAAAAAATGCCAAACAAAAATCACCGATAGAAAATTTTGAGTTAGAACTAAGTTAA
- the phoR gene encoding phosphate regulon sensor histidine kinase PhoR — translation MYEPYPVPELAREHQRFRYSSLWTFAKQDLRLLLFFLLIASLVGFGVGYFWSCIFVAFVLFFMLQLRSLYLVNEWISNRPYDVPPNLNGIWGALLFNVYRAQRQERIVQAEMVGLIDRAQSSLVALAEAVVLIDDQHQIEWWNPAAEKLLGISPLDRGRNLLSILRQPSFIEYFNHSEQSPDGIRLQAQMDEERYVQVKLTRFGGESRLLVAYDTTRVHNLEQMRKDFVDNISHELRTPLTVLSGYIETFIDQDDITPRWKRAFTQMQSQTKRMNALVNDLLLLSNLENNKKVAKNQIIDMANLMNQIFDDARAYNLDYGHTLNLDIDSHCDLIGSDIEIASAFSNLITNAIKYTPAGGIITIGWHEDGDHAYFTVQDNGIGINPKHLPRLTERFYRVDSARSRQTGGTGLGLAIVKHVLMQHGAHLEITSKENEGSTFTAVFPKERLYRMI, via the coding sequence ATGTATGAACCTTATCCCGTCCCTGAACTGGCACGTGAACACCAACGTTTTCGCTACAGCAGTTTATGGACCTTTGCAAAACAAGATTTAAGACTGTTACTTTTTTTCTTATTGATTGCGAGCTTAGTCGGATTCGGGGTGGGATACTTCTGGAGCTGTATTTTTGTCGCCTTTGTGCTGTTTTTCATGCTACAGCTCCGCTCGCTTTATCTGGTCAATGAATGGATTTCCAATCGCCCTTATGACGTCCCTCCAAATCTGAACGGGATCTGGGGCGCATTACTGTTCAATGTCTATCGTGCGCAGCGTCAAGAACGTATTGTTCAAGCTGAAATGGTGGGTTTGATTGATCGTGCGCAATCTTCTTTGGTGGCATTGGCCGAAGCCGTGGTCTTAATTGATGATCAACATCAAATCGAATGGTGGAATCCTGCTGCTGAAAAACTGTTAGGGATTAGTCCCTTGGATCGTGGTCGCAATTTATTGTCCATTTTGCGTCAACCCAGTTTTATTGAATATTTTAACCACAGTGAGCAATCTCCTGATGGTATCCGTCTGCAAGCACAGATGGATGAAGAACGTTACGTACAAGTCAAACTGACCCGCTTCGGTGGCGAAAGCCGTCTATTGGTTGCTTATGACACCACGCGAGTACATAACCTTGAGCAAATGCGTAAAGACTTTGTCGATAATATTTCACATGAATTACGTACACCGCTTACCGTACTCAGTGGTTATATCGAAACCTTTATCGATCAAGATGATATTACGCCACGCTGGAAACGCGCTTTCACACAAATGCAGTCACAAACTAAGCGTATGAATGCTTTAGTTAATGATTTATTACTGTTATCTAATTTAGAAAATAATAAAAAAGTCGCGAAAAATCAGATTATTGATATGGCAAATCTGATGAATCAAATCTTTGATGATGCTCGTGCCTATAATCTCGATTATGGGCATACCTTGAATCTGGATATTGATAGTCATTGCGACCTGATTGGTTCTGATATCGAAATTGCCAGTGCATTCAGCAATTTAATTACCAATGCGATTAAATACACTCCTGCAGGCGGCATCATCACCATTGGCTGGCATGAAGATGGTGATCATGCTTACTTTACCGTACAGGATAATGGGATTGGGATTAACCCAAAACATTTACCGCGTTTAACAGAACGTTTCTATCGTGTTGATAGCGCACGTAGCCGTCAAACAGGTGGAACAGGATTAGGACTCGCAATTGTGAAACACGTGTTAATGCAACACGGTGCGCATTTAGAAATTACATCCAAAGAAAATGAAGGCTCGACCTTTACCGCTGTGTTCCCGAAAGAACGCTTATACCGCATGATTTAG
- a CDS encoding tetratricopeptide repeat protein, with product MIKKLLLAGVACVFLNTAFAENVASFKETLDLAQKGDAKVQLKVGSMYVMGDGVAQNFLEAGSWYRKSAEQGNAIAQYRLGILYYYGVGVPKDHNKALEWLKKSSDQGNTQAKNFIDRI from the coding sequence ATGATAAAAAAATTGTTGCTTGCGGGTGTTGCATGTGTGTTTTTGAATACGGCTTTTGCTGAAAATGTTGCTAGTTTTAAAGAAACATTGGATTTAGCTCAGAAAGGTGATGCTAAGGTGCAATTGAAAGTTGGTTCGATGTACGTTATGGGAGATGGTGTTGCTCAGAACTTTTTAGAAGCTGGGTCATGGTATAGAAAGTCGGCTGAGCAAGGCAATGCTATAGCACAATATAGATTAGGTATACTTTATTATTATGGTGTAGGTGTACCAAAAGATCATAATAAGGCTCTTGAGTGGTTAAAAAAGTCTTCCGATCAAGGCAATACTCAGGCAAAAAACTTTATTGATAGAATCTAA
- a CDS encoding PACE efflux transporter has protein sequence MQGTKRRVTYVFFYEVLSFFICAMVLAVLSGTTISHTGPLSILIAVIAVTVNFFYNYVFEIWEKKQTSKKRTVLRRVVHAIGFQIVLVMILIPLIAWWMQISLVKAFLLDFSLMVLIPCYTFVYNYFFDHIFGLPSHLVEPAALSAKTSS, from the coding sequence ATGCAAGGAACCAAGAGAAGAGTCACTTACGTATTTTTCTATGAAGTTTTGAGCTTTTTTATCTGTGCGATGGTGTTGGCGGTGCTTTCAGGCACGACCATTAGCCATACAGGACCTTTGTCGATCTTGATTGCTGTGATCGCAGTGACGGTCAATTTCTTTTATAACTATGTATTTGAGATATGGGAAAAGAAACAGACATCAAAAAAACGTACAGTGCTCAGACGTGTTGTACATGCCATTGGCTTTCAAATTGTCTTGGTGATGATTTTGATTCCGTTAATTGCATGGTGGATGCAGATCAGTCTAGTTAAAGCTTTCTTACTCGATTTTAGTTTGATGGTACTGATTCCATGTTATACCTTTGTTTATAATTACTTTTTTGATCATATTTTTGGTTTACCCAGCCATTTGGTTGAGCCAGCAGCGTTGAGCGCAAAAACCAGCTCCTAA
- a CDS encoding MspI family type II restriction endonuclease, with amino-acid sequence MRTELLAELYEEFGIDNLPLEQHGRTSDRLGKLYERYILEIFSDFKTMIFYSDPIVYPQESTIVNRILEALNIYLEDISDVSSSDSSLGRTIAGGLPKTDACITIHLYDGTKRLVPLNIKHSSKPKVSIAEYDVETICRGVGIPDGELKELMRKHQNDQSAKLFTNVQKQRLTELLEPYREQFIRWCVTLSAEKSEGNILHPDLLIRFKVIDREYVDVTITNIDDYISDRIAEGSKVRKPGFGTGLNWTYASGSGAQKMQFKG; translated from the coding sequence ATGAGAACTGAACTACTAGCAGAACTATATGAAGAATTTGGAATAGATAATCTACCGTTAGAACAGCATGGAAGGACTTCTGATAGGCTAGGTAAACTATATGAACGATACATATTAGAAATTTTTAGTGATTTCAAAACTATGATTTTCTATAGTGACCCTATTGTATATCCTCAAGAATCTACGATAGTTAATAGGATTTTAGAAGCCTTAAATATTTATCTTGAAGATATTTCAGATGTAAGTAGTAGTGATAGTAGTCTGGGGCGAACCATTGCTGGTGGATTACCAAAGACAGATGCTTGTATCACTATTCACTTATATGATGGCACAAAAAGATTAGTACCATTGAATATTAAACATTCAAGTAAACCTAAAGTATCTATTGCAGAATATGATGTGGAAACAATATGTCGCGGTGTTGGTATTCCTGATGGTGAGTTGAAAGAATTAATGCGTAAACATCAAAATGATCAAAGTGCTAAGTTATTTACTAATGTTCAAAAGCAGCGTTTAACAGAACTATTGGAACCATACAGAGAGCAGTTTATTCGTTGGTGTGTTACGTTAAGTGCTGAAAAAAGCGAAGGAAATATTTTACATCCAGACTTATTGATTCGATTTAAAGTGATTGATCGTGAGTATGTAGATGTAACAATAACAAATATTGATGATTATATAAGTGATCGGATTGCTGAGGGATCTAAAGTTAGAAAACCAGGATTTGGAACTGGTTTGAATTG